A stretch of the Cellulomonas sp. WB94 genome encodes the following:
- the aceE gene encoding pyruvate dehydrogenase (acetyl-transferring), homodimeric type — MASTDDRGPLINGLLSQVPDIDPAETGEWLDSLDGLIDDKGGPRARYVLLNLLKRARERNVTVPTSINTPYVNTIGVHEEPYFPGDEVIERRYRSWIRWNSAVMVTRAQRPGIGVGGHISSYASVSTLYEVGLNHFFRGKDHPGGGDQIFFQGHASPGMYARAFLEGRLSAHQIDGFRQEMSHPGGGLPSYPHPRLAPAFWEFPTVSMGLGPASAIYQAWTNRYLHLRGIKDTSQQNVWAFLGDGEMDEPESRGMLQLAAQQGLDNLTFVVNCNLQRLDGPVRGNGKIIQELEAQFRGAGWNVIKVIWGREWDVLLNADKDRALVNLMNNTPDGDYQTFKANDGAYVREHFFGRDPRTKALVANMTDDEIWALKRGGHDYRKLYAAYAAASAHTGQPTVILAHTIKGYGLGSGFAGRNATHQMKKLKGADLKTLRDTLHIPFTDEQLDADPYLPPYYHPGEDDPAIQYMKDRRKALGGYLPERRSTHVEVTLPDEKVYDQLAKGSGHQEVATTMALVRLFKDLVKDKSFGNRVVPIIPDEARTFGLDAIFPSAKIFNTQGQHYVPVDNDLMLSYRESEAGQIMHTGINEAGSAAAFQAVGTSYATHGQPLLPFYFYYSMFGFQRTGDQFWAAGDQMTRGFLVGATAGRTTLTGEGLQHADGHSPLLAGTMPHVVHYDPAYGYEIRHIVRAGIERMYGPDHGQDRDVIYYLTVYNEPILQPAEPAEVDVEGILKGIYLLAPAQGDGPRAQILASGVAVGWALEAQQLLADDWGVRAAVWSVTSWNELRRDGLKSDDQAFLHPGEEQREAYLTRKLAGAEGPFVATTDFDHLVPDQVRAWIPGRFATLGADGFGFSDTRPAVRRHFKIDGPSTAVRVLQELERAGQVAAGSTAQAIERYRLHDVTAGTSGNAGGES, encoded by the coding sequence GTGGCTTCGACGGACGACAGAGGACCACTCATCAACGGTCTTCTCAGCCAGGTCCCGGACATCGACCCCGCCGAGACTGGCGAGTGGCTCGACTCCTTGGACGGCCTCATCGACGACAAGGGCGGCCCGCGGGCCCGCTACGTGCTGCTGAACCTGCTGAAGCGGGCGCGGGAGCGCAACGTGACGGTCCCGACGTCGATCAACACGCCGTACGTGAACACGATCGGCGTGCACGAGGAGCCGTACTTCCCCGGCGACGAGGTCATCGAACGCCGGTACCGCTCCTGGATCCGCTGGAACTCGGCGGTCATGGTCACGCGGGCGCAGCGCCCCGGGATCGGCGTCGGCGGTCACATCTCGTCGTACGCGTCGGTGTCGACGCTCTACGAGGTCGGCCTCAACCACTTCTTCCGCGGCAAGGACCACCCCGGCGGCGGCGACCAGATCTTCTTCCAGGGCCACGCGTCGCCGGGCATGTACGCCCGCGCGTTCCTCGAGGGTCGCCTGTCGGCCCACCAGATCGACGGCTTCCGCCAGGAGATGTCACACCCGGGCGGCGGCCTGCCGTCGTACCCGCACCCGCGCCTCGCCCCCGCGTTCTGGGAGTTCCCGACGGTGTCGATGGGCCTCGGCCCGGCGTCGGCGATCTACCAGGCCTGGACGAACCGCTACCTGCACCTGCGCGGCATCAAGGACACGAGCCAGCAGAACGTCTGGGCGTTCCTCGGCGACGGCGAGATGGACGAGCCCGAGAGCCGCGGCATGCTGCAGCTCGCGGCGCAGCAGGGCCTCGACAACCTGACGTTCGTCGTCAACTGCAACCTCCAGCGCCTCGACGGCCCGGTGCGCGGCAACGGCAAGATCATCCAGGAGCTCGAGGCGCAGTTCCGTGGCGCCGGCTGGAACGTCATCAAGGTCATCTGGGGCCGCGAGTGGGACGTCCTGCTGAACGCGGACAAGGACCGCGCGCTGGTCAACCTCATGAACAACACGCCCGACGGCGACTACCAGACGTTCAAGGCGAACGACGGCGCGTACGTCCGCGAGCACTTCTTCGGGCGTGACCCGCGCACCAAGGCGCTCGTCGCGAACATGACGGACGACGAGATCTGGGCGCTCAAGCGGGGCGGCCACGACTACCGCAAGCTCTATGCCGCCTACGCCGCGGCATCGGCGCACACCGGTCAGCCGACCGTCATCCTGGCCCACACGATCAAGGGCTACGGCCTCGGATCGGGCTTCGCGGGTCGCAACGCGACACACCAGATGAAGAAGCTCAAGGGCGCCGACCTCAAGACGCTGCGGGACACGCTGCACATCCCCTTCACGGACGAGCAGCTCGACGCGGACCCCTACCTCCCGCCGTACTACCACCCGGGCGAGGACGACCCCGCGATCCAGTACATGAAGGACCGCCGCAAGGCGCTGGGCGGGTACCTGCCCGAGCGGCGCTCGACGCACGTCGAGGTCACGCTGCCCGACGAGAAGGTCTACGACCAGCTCGCCAAGGGCTCGGGGCACCAGGAGGTCGCGACGACCATGGCGCTCGTGCGCCTGTTCAAGGACCTCGTCAAGGACAAGAGCTTCGGCAACCGGGTCGTCCCGATCATCCCCGACGAGGCACGGACCTTCGGGCTCGACGCGATCTTCCCGAGCGCCAAGATCTTCAACACCCAGGGTCAGCACTACGTGCCGGTCGACAACGACCTCATGCTCTCCTACCGGGAGTCCGAGGCCGGGCAGATCATGCACACCGGGATCAACGAGGCCGGTTCCGCGGCCGCGTTCCAGGCCGTGGGCACGTCGTACGCGACGCACGGCCAGCCGCTGCTGCCGTTCTACTTCTACTACTCGATGTTCGGCTTCCAGCGCACGGGCGACCAGTTCTGGGCGGCGGGCGACCAGATGACCCGCGGCTTCCTCGTCGGGGCCACGGCCGGTCGCACGACACTGACCGGCGAGGGCCTGCAGCACGCCGACGGGCACTCGCCGCTGCTCGCCGGCACGATGCCGCACGTCGTGCACTACGACCCGGCGTACGGCTACGAGATCCGGCACATCGTGCGCGCGGGGATCGAGCGGATGTACGGGCCCGACCACGGCCAGGACCGCGACGTCATCTACTACCTCACGGTGTACAACGAGCCGATCCTGCAGCCCGCCGAGCCGGCGGAGGTCGACGTCGAGGGCATCCTCAAGGGCATCTACCTGCTCGCGCCGGCGCAGGGTGACGGGCCGCGTGCCCAGATCCTCGCCTCGGGGGTAGCGGTCGGATGGGCGCTCGAGGCCCAGCAGCTCCTCGCCGACGACTGGGGCGTCCGGGCCGCGGTCTGGTCGGTCACGAGCTGGAACGAGCTGCGCCGCGACGGCCTGAAGTCCGACGACCAGGCGTTCCTCCACCCGGGCGAGGAGCAGCGCGAGGCCTATCTCACGCGCAAGCTCGCGGGCGCCGAGGGTCCGTTCGTCGCGACGACGGACTTCGACCACCTCGTGCCCGACCAGGTGCGCGCGTGGATCCCGGGCAGGTTCGCGACGCTCGGTGCTGACGGCTTCGGCTTCTCGGACACCCGTCCCGCGGTGCGCCGGCACTTCAAGATCGACGGTCCGTCGACCGCCGTCCGGGTCCTGCAGGAGCTCGAGCGGGCAGGTCAGGTCGCAGCCGGCTCGACGGCTCAGGCCATCGAGCGGTACCGGTTGCACGACGTGACGGCCGGGACGTCCGGCAACGCGGGCGGCGAGTCCTGA
- a CDS encoding DUF3052 domain-containing protein → MASTTGDAASQAVVRLGFISGQVVQEFGYDDDVDSELRAAVESTTGHELVDEDYDDVTDGVMIWWREDDGDLTDALVDAKTVLDDGGVIWVLTPKAGRGGHIDHAEIEEAATTAGLHATSTFSIAPDWSATRLGNRGRGK, encoded by the coding sequence GTGGCAAGCACCACGGGCGACGCAGCCTCGCAGGCTGTGGTTCGCCTCGGATTCATCTCGGGTCAGGTGGTTCAGGAGTTCGGGTACGACGACGACGTCGACAGCGAGCTGCGTGCCGCCGTCGAGTCGACGACCGGGCACGAGCTCGTCGACGAGGACTACGACGATGTCACCGACGGCGTGATGATCTGGTGGCGAGAGGATGACGGCGACCTCACCGACGCCCTCGTCGACGCCAAGACCGTCCTCGACGACGGTGGCGTGATCTGGGTCCTCACACCGAAGGCAGGTCGCGGCGGTCACATCGACCACGCCGAGATCGAGGAGGCCGCCACGACGGCCGGCCTGCACGCGACGAGCACGTTCTCGATCGCACCGGACTGGTCGGCGACGCGGCTCGGGAACCGCGGTCGCGGCAAGTGA
- a CDS encoding peroxiredoxin, with protein sequence MTVSPVGEQVVPELGKPAPDFASIDTHGTPVRLSELRGTPVVVVFVPFAFSGTCTGELCALRDNIELFDDSGVRLLVVSCDATYSLRAWQEQEAYGFDMLSDFWPHGEIARTYGVFDEDRGVAIRGSFLIDSGGVLRWALVNPRTQARDLEAYRTALALL encoded by the coding sequence GTGACGGTGTCGCCCGTCGGCGAGCAGGTCGTCCCGGAGCTCGGGAAGCCGGCTCCGGACTTCGCCTCGATCGACACGCACGGCACCCCCGTGCGGCTCTCGGAGCTGCGCGGGACGCCCGTCGTCGTCGTGTTCGTGCCGTTCGCCTTCTCGGGGACCTGCACGGGCGAGCTGTGCGCGCTCCGGGACAACATCGAGCTGTTCGATGACTCCGGCGTGCGCCTGCTCGTGGTCTCGTGCGACGCGACCTACTCGTTGCGTGCCTGGCAGGAGCAGGAGGCGTACGGCTTCGACATGCTCTCCGACTTCTGGCCGCACGGCGAGATCGCGCGGACCTACGGCGTGTTCGACGAGGATCGCGGCGTGGCGATCCGCGGCAGCTTCCTCATCGACTCGGGCGGGGTGCTGCGCTGGGCGCTCGTCAACCCCCGCACGCAGGCCCGCGACCTCGAGGCGTACCGGACGGCGCTCGCCCTGCTCTGA
- a CDS encoding zinc-dependent alcohol dehydrogenase family protein, whose amino-acid sequence MRATLIHGPFDVRLETVPDPRIVLPTDAVVRVVAACVCGSDLWPYRGVRPTAAPHRIGHEFVGVVEEVGAGVRSLRPGQFVVAPFTISDNTCVHCRNGVHTSCSQLGWWGEPDHDGIPSDAGQGEYVRVPLADGTLVATPDHPDAALLPSVLTLSDVMGTGHHAALAGGVRPGSTVVVVGDGAVGLCAVLAARRLGAERIIAMSRHATRQDLAVRFGATDVVAERGAEGVARVMDLLDGVGADAALECVGTKESMQQALNSARPGGRVGYVGVPAGGPELPVQQMFSSNVGVLGGVAPVRAYIAELMGDVWSGAIEPGLVFDLVVPLDDVSEAYKAMDERRAIKSMLLP is encoded by the coding sequence GTGCGCGCCACCCTCATCCATGGCCCCTTCGACGTCCGCCTCGAGACGGTCCCTGACCCCCGCATCGTCCTGCCGACGGACGCCGTGGTGCGCGTCGTGGCGGCGTGCGTGTGCGGCTCCGACCTGTGGCCGTACCGCGGGGTGCGGCCCACCGCGGCCCCGCACCGGATCGGTCACGAGTTCGTCGGGGTCGTCGAGGAGGTCGGTGCGGGCGTCCGGTCGCTGCGCCCCGGCCAGTTCGTGGTCGCACCGTTCACCATCAGCGACAACACCTGCGTGCACTGCCGCAACGGGGTCCACACGTCGTGCTCGCAGCTCGGCTGGTGGGGCGAGCCGGACCACGACGGCATCCCCTCCGACGCCGGTCAGGGCGAGTACGTGCGCGTGCCGCTCGCGGACGGCACGCTCGTCGCGACCCCGGACCACCCGGATGCGGCCCTGCTGCCGAGCGTCCTGACCCTGAGCGACGTCATGGGCACCGGCCACCACGCCGCGCTCGCGGGCGGCGTCCGGCCGGGTTCGACGGTCGTCGTCGTCGGTGACGGCGCAGTCGGGCTGTGCGCGGTGCTCGCGGCACGCCGCCTGGGCGCCGAGCGGATCATCGCGATGTCGAGGCACGCGACCCGCCAGGACCTCGCGGTGCGGTTCGGCGCGACCGACGTCGTCGCCGAGCGCGGCGCGGAGGGGGTGGCGCGGGTCATGGACCTGCTCGACGGGGTCGGCGCGGACGCCGCGCTCGAGTGCGTCGGCACGAAGGAGTCGATGCAGCAGGCGCTCAACTCGGCGCGTCCCGGCGGCCGGGTCGGGTACGTCGGCGTCCCGGCCGGCGGGCCGGAGCTGCCCGTCCAGCAGATGTTCTCGTCGAACGTCGGGGTCCTCGGTGGCGTCGCGCCGGTGCGTGCGTACATCGCCGAGCTCATGGGCGACGTGTGGTCGGGCGCGATCGAGCCGGGGCTCGTCTTCGACCTCGTCGTCCCGCTCGACGACGTGTCCGAGGCGTACAAGGCGATGGACGAGCGGCGCGCGATCAAGTCGATGCTCCTGCCGTAG
- a CDS encoding Nif3-like dinuclear metal center hexameric protein has product MTDHRTAAPTLAQVVGVLDRLYPPGTAESWDAVGLVAGDPAQPVRRVLLAVDPVDAVVDEAVAWGADLVVTHHPLLLRGVHSVAATTFKGALLHRLIRSGIGLYAAHTNADAAPHGVAEALAAMVGLVDLEPLEPIAAEALDKHVVFVPVADAGRVVDALALAGAGAIGAYTRCAWTTTGEGTFTPSADARPAVGRSGEIATVVEARVEMVAPRRLRSAVVAAMRAAHPYEEPAFDVLELARWDGPTGIGRVGRLAEPTTLRGFAERVAAALPATVQGVRFAGDPDARVVRVAVVGGSGDSLFDEVRAARADAYLTADLRHHPASELRERAEFDAAPGQPSPPYLVDVAHFASEWPWLSLAAADLATALAADGTTVETRISTQRTDPWTARVPSPQMQSEGNPL; this is encoded by the coding sequence GTGACGGACCACCGGACAGCAGCGCCCACGCTCGCCCAGGTCGTCGGCGTGCTCGACCGGCTCTACCCACCCGGCACAGCCGAGTCGTGGGACGCCGTGGGGCTCGTCGCGGGCGACCCGGCGCAGCCCGTACGTCGCGTGCTCCTCGCGGTCGACCCGGTCGACGCCGTCGTCGACGAGGCCGTCGCGTGGGGGGCGGACCTCGTCGTGACCCACCACCCGTTGCTGCTGCGGGGCGTCCATTCGGTCGCGGCGACCACCTTCAAGGGTGCCCTGCTGCACCGACTCATCCGGTCGGGGATCGGGTTGTACGCCGCCCACACCAACGCCGACGCCGCGCCCCACGGTGTTGCGGAGGCGCTCGCGGCCATGGTCGGCCTCGTCGACCTGGAGCCGCTCGAGCCGATCGCGGCCGAGGCCCTCGACAAGCACGTCGTGTTCGTGCCGGTCGCGGACGCGGGCCGCGTGGTCGACGCGCTGGCGCTCGCGGGGGCGGGGGCGATCGGCGCGTACACGCGCTGCGCCTGGACCACGACGGGCGAGGGCACCTTCACGCCGTCGGCGGACGCCCGGCCCGCCGTGGGTCGATCCGGCGAGATCGCTACGGTCGTCGAGGCCCGGGTCGAGATGGTCGCCCCTCGGCGGCTGCGCTCCGCCGTCGTGGCGGCGATGCGTGCCGCGCACCCCTATGAGGAGCCGGCGTTCGACGTGCTCGAGCTCGCACGTTGGGACGGCCCGACGGGGATCGGGCGCGTCGGCCGGCTCGCGGAGCCCACGACGCTGCGCGGGTTCGCCGAGCGGGTCGCCGCCGCGCTGCCCGCGACCGTCCAGGGTGTGCGTTTCGCGGGTGACCCGGACGCCCGGGTCGTGCGGGTCGCGGTCGTCGGTGGGTCGGGCGACTCGCTGTTCGACGAGGTCCGGGCGGCGCGCGCGGACGCGTACCTCACGGCCGACCTGCGCCATCACCCGGCGTCCGAGCTGCGCGAGCGTGCCGAGTTCGACGCGGCGCCCGGTCAGCCGAGTCCGCCCTACCTCGTGGACGTCGCGCACTTCGCCTCCGAGTGGCCCTGGTTGAGCCTCGCGGCCGCCGATCTCGCGACGGCCCTCGCGGCCGACGGCACTACGGTGGAGACCCGGATCAGCACGCAGCGCACCGATCCGTGGACCGCGCGGGTGCCGAGCCCTCAGATGCAGTCGGAAGGAAACCCCCTGTGA
- a CDS encoding histidine phosphatase family protein encodes MADAGVSPAAGGAPRRAARPSGAGVRFDAAEPVTVVLVRHGSTTMTLSRGYSGSSVPGPPLNDEGRVQAAAAAVLVDRVGRDLWGDIPYPSELVASPMVRTQQTAAVVGAKLGLEVRTVPEFKEADFGAWEGLTAEEIEERWPGTLRPWHLEATVRPPGGESITDVGVRIRGALGALLAGGVDRTVVVVSHAVSIRAALGIAMGAQPSSWSQLRVAPASLSIVRLFEDGRSEVAVAGAPSEGWAARA; translated from the coding sequence ATGGCGGACGCCGGGGTCTCCCCGGCAGCGGGCGGCGCCCCTCGGCGCGCCGCCCGGCCGTCGGGCGCCGGGGTGCGGTTCGACGCGGCGGAGCCCGTCACCGTCGTCCTGGTGCGGCACGGGTCCACCACGATGACGCTGTCCCGCGGGTACTCCGGGTCGTCCGTGCCCGGACCGCCGCTCAACGACGAGGGTCGCGTGCAGGCGGCGGCCGCCGCGGTGCTCGTCGACCGGGTCGGACGCGACCTGTGGGGTGACATCCCCTACCCGAGCGAGCTCGTCGCCTCGCCGATGGTCCGCACGCAGCAGACGGCCGCTGTCGTCGGCGCGAAGCTCGGTCTCGAGGTCCGGACGGTGCCGGAGTTCAAGGAGGCCGACTTCGGGGCGTGGGAGGGGCTGACCGCCGAGGAGATCGAGGAGCGCTGGCCCGGCACCCTGCGGCCGTGGCACCTCGAGGCGACCGTGCGTCCGCCGGGCGGGGAGTCGATCACCGACGTGGGCGTCCGCATCCGCGGTGCGCTCGGCGCACTGCTCGCCGGGGGAGTGGACCGCACCGTCGTGGTCGTCAGCCATGCGGTCTCGATCCGGGCCGCGCTCGGGATCGCGATGGGCGCGCAGCCGTCGTCGTGGAGCCAGCTGCGGGTCGCTCCCGCGTCCCTGAGCATCGTGCGGCTGTTCGAGGACGGCCGCAGCGAGGTCGCCGTCGCCGGAGCGCCGAGCGAGGGCTGGGCCGCGCGCGCCTGA
- a CDS encoding peroxide stress protein YaaA, translating to MLVLLPPSEGKTAPLAGASLDVADLSSPGLGPMREKVLDALIDVSARPDAVTILGVGASIAAEVARNSGLRSAPTARADRVYSGVLFAAAGLSGLTPVARARAEESVRIFSGLWGVTTPGDRIPAYRLSMATDLPGIGPLAAAWRDELAAVLDTRSDGDLVVDCRSATYLSAWRPPRGATWVQVRVVRELAGVRSVVSHNAKHARGVLTRHLLARRRSSPVDADGLAAAASELIGEKWVAVELGPVGRGARVLTLVVH from the coding sequence GTGCTCGTGCTCCTGCCGCCCTCCGAGGGCAAGACAGCTCCCCTCGCCGGCGCGTCGCTCGACGTCGCAGACCTCTCGTCGCCCGGGCTCGGCCCGATGCGGGAGAAGGTGCTCGACGCGCTGATCGACGTCAGCGCACGGCCCGATGCGGTGACGATCCTCGGTGTGGGTGCGAGCATCGCTGCGGAGGTCGCCCGCAATTCGGGGCTGCGGAGCGCCCCGACGGCCCGCGCCGACCGGGTCTACTCGGGCGTCCTGTTCGCTGCCGCCGGCCTGTCAGGGCTCACGCCGGTGGCTCGCGCGCGAGCAGAGGAGTCGGTGCGGATCTTCTCGGGCCTGTGGGGCGTCACCACGCCGGGCGATCGCATCCCCGCCTACCGGCTGTCGATGGCGACCGACCTGCCCGGCATCGGACCGCTCGCGGCGGCCTGGCGCGACGAGCTGGCTGCCGTCCTCGACACCCGGTCCGACGGCGACCTCGTCGTCGACTGCCGTTCGGCCACGTACCTCTCGGCGTGGCGTCCACCACGCGGCGCCACGTGGGTCCAGGTCCGCGTCGTGCGCGAGCTCGCCGGGGTCCGGTCGGTCGTCTCGCACAACGCGAAGCACGCCCGTGGGGTGCTCACCCGGCACCTGCTCGCGCGCCGGCGGAGCTCCCCCGTCGACGCGGACGGTCTTGCGGCGGCCGCGAGCGAGCTGATCGGCGAGAAGTGGGTCGCGGTCGAGCTCGGTCCGGTGGGCCGCGGTGCGCGCGTGCTCACGCTCGTCGTGCACTGA
- a CDS encoding ROK family transcriptional regulator — protein sequence MPSNSAAWSPLSDSERRVALEVLLHGPLARIELAHRLNLSTTSLTRLTRPLVESGLLRDAPETDTTARANGRPMRPLDIDPELQHFVGIKLTGSSVYGVLTNLRADVIETRRVDLSSPEPADVADVITRLVAELGTYTDEITAIGIGLGGAVTGYTHVSRAPFLSWRNINFAEMVQDRTQLPTVISNDLDALMEAEHWFGAGRDVRNFATLTIGAGVGGGLVINDSLVVGVDAGLGLLGHFPLDPLGPPCPEGHRGCAHALLSLPSIQTQASLALRRPTSYDDVLDLAVSGDPVADRIVGNAARAFGVLIAAVANIALPELVLLTGEGIRLADVGWERLQDSIRENRNPEASKVDVRVIADDPILWARGAAAVAIQQAVLGGLDTAK from the coding sequence GTGCCCAGCAACAGTGCTGCCTGGAGCCCCCTGTCCGACTCAGAGCGGCGGGTCGCGCTCGAGGTCCTGCTGCACGGGCCCCTCGCCCGCATCGAGCTTGCTCACCGACTCAACCTGTCCACCACCAGCCTGACCCGACTCACGCGGCCGCTGGTCGAGTCGGGACTGCTGCGAGACGCCCCCGAGACGGACACGACCGCTCGAGCCAACGGCAGGCCGATGCGACCCCTCGACATCGATCCCGAGCTGCAGCACTTCGTCGGCATCAAGCTCACCGGCAGCAGCGTCTACGGCGTGCTCACCAATCTGCGGGCCGACGTCATCGAGACTCGTCGGGTCGACCTGTCCAGCCCTGAGCCCGCCGACGTCGCGGACGTCATCACGCGGCTGGTGGCAGAGCTCGGCACGTACACCGACGAGATCACGGCCATCGGCATCGGGCTCGGGGGCGCCGTGACCGGCTACACGCACGTCTCACGCGCACCCTTCCTCTCGTGGCGCAACATCAACTTCGCCGAGATGGTCCAGGACCGGACCCAGCTGCCCACGGTGATCTCGAACGACCTCGACGCCCTCATGGAAGCCGAGCACTGGTTCGGCGCCGGCCGCGACGTGCGCAACTTCGCCACCCTCACGATCGGCGCCGGCGTCGGCGGCGGTCTCGTCATCAACGACAGCCTCGTCGTCGGCGTCGATGCGGGACTCGGGCTCCTCGGCCACTTCCCGCTGGACCCCCTCGGTCCGCCATGCCCCGAGGGCCACCGCGGTTGCGCGCACGCTCTTCTCTCGCTGCCCTCGATCCAGACCCAGGCCTCTCTTGCCCTCCGCCGCCCGACCAGCTACGACGACGTGCTCGACCTCGCCGTGTCCGGCGACCCGGTGGCCGACCGGATCGTCGGCAACGCAGCTCGCGCCTTCGGCGTCCTGATCGCCGCGGTCGCCAACATCGCGCTGCCGGAACTCGTCCTCCTGACGGGTGAAGGCATCCGGCTCGCGGACGTCGGCTGGGAACGCCTCCAGGACAGCATCCGCGAGAACCGCAACCCCGAAGCCTCGAAGGTCGACGTCCGCGTCATCGCCGACGACCCGATCCTCTGGGCGCGAGGAGCGGCCGCCGTCGCCATCCAGCAGGCGGTCCTTGGTGGACTCGACACAGCCAAGTGA
- a CDS encoding extracellular solute-binding protein, whose translation MISRSKVAWAALAAGMLALTGCSGGAGAATASPAGSGSAAPLSGTVTFWHAYSADSPEVKTLETTIIPAFEKKNPGVTVKDVAVPYDQLHQKLVTAVAGDVLPDLVRADIGWVPELANLGVLVPLDTSMPDFATLSAQSYPGSLATNKWKGHYYGLPLDTNTRVLLYNADVLKQAGIAEPPATVADLVAAAPKLKGVGASAFADNGAGGWNVLPWIWSAGGQITDPDVTKATGYLNSAASIAGVQTLVDLYKGGYLPDIILGGEGGISTSDGLATGKYATILDGPWMYPIFASQYPDFKLNAAPVPQGDGGSISVVGGEDIVLTTSSKNQAAATEFMRYMVSEEAQLEMAKVGQMPVLANLGDKLTSVNAYYAPFVTQLATARPRPVTPAWSEMDAMLQDEVRSAIKGDKSVKSALDEAASKADALLANVQK comes from the coding sequence GTGATTTCGAGAAGCAAGGTGGCGTGGGCCGCACTAGCGGCCGGCATGCTCGCCCTGACGGGATGCTCCGGCGGCGCGGGCGCCGCGACCGCCTCACCGGCAGGGTCCGGCAGTGCGGCTCCCCTCTCAGGGACGGTGACGTTCTGGCACGCGTACAGCGCGGACTCGCCCGAGGTGAAGACGCTAGAGACGACGATCATCCCGGCGTTCGAGAAGAAGAACCCCGGTGTGACGGTCAAGGACGTCGCTGTCCCGTACGACCAGCTGCATCAGAAGCTCGTCACCGCGGTCGCGGGCGATGTGCTGCCGGACCTCGTCCGGGCCGACATCGGGTGGGTCCCGGAGCTCGCGAACCTCGGCGTGCTCGTTCCGCTGGACACCTCAATGCCGGACTTCGCGACGCTCTCCGCCCAGTCCTACCCGGGCAGCCTGGCCACCAACAAGTGGAAGGGGCACTACTACGGTCTGCCCCTGGACACCAACACGCGGGTGCTGCTCTACAACGCCGACGTGCTGAAGCAGGCCGGCATCGCCGAGCCGCCCGCGACAGTGGCCGATCTGGTGGCCGCCGCCCCGAAGCTCAAGGGCGTCGGTGCGAGCGCCTTCGCCGACAACGGTGCCGGCGGATGGAACGTCCTGCCGTGGATCTGGAGCGCGGGTGGTCAGATCACGGACCCTGACGTCACGAAGGCGACGGGTTACCTGAACAGCGCCGCATCGATCGCCGGGGTGCAGACCCTGGTCGACCTGTACAAGGGTGGCTACCTGCCCGACATCATCCTCGGCGGCGAGGGCGGGATCTCGACCAGCGACGGCCTGGCGACAGGCAAGTACGCAACGATCCTCGACGGGCCGTGGATGTACCCGATCTTCGCGAGCCAGTACCCCGACTTCAAGCTGAACGCCGCTCCGGTGCCTCAGGGCGACGGCGGGAGCATCAGCGTCGTGGGCGGTGAGGACATCGTCCTGACCACGAGCTCGAAGAACCAGGCTGCCGCGACCGAGTTCATGCGGTACATGGTGTCCGAGGAAGCGCAGCTCGAGATGGCCAAGGTGGGCCAGATGCCCGTGCTGGCGAACCTGGGCGACAAGCTGACCAGCGTCAACGCCTACTACGCACCGTTCGTCACGCAGCTGGCGACGGCGCGACCGCGTCCGGTCACCCCCGCGTGGAGCGAGATGGACGCGATGCTCCAGGACGAGGTGCGGTCGGCCATCAAGGGCGACAAGTCCGTGAAGAGTGCTCTGGACGAGGCGGCCTCGAAGGCTGACGCACTGCTGGCGAACGTCCAGAAGTAA